The DNA segment GCCGAAGAGCGCCTCAAAGATATCCTCGCGCAGGTTGTAGAGCTCAAGATGTGCCCTTTGCCTCTCGTTGTTCGCTATGGGGAGACTCTCCGCTATGAAAACCATGTTTGCCACGCGGAGCATCTCGGAGAAGACCCTAACCATCGTTTCCTCATTTTTCAGGCTTCTAACTCCATGAACGAGAACGGCTAAATCGAAGGTCTTAAACGGAAAAGGCAGCTCCTTCGCGTCTACCTTAAGTGGGATTATCCGGTGCTTCATTCCGGTGGAGGATGCCACTTCCTCGAAGAAGCGCCACCTGCTCAGATCAACGGCAACAATGCGGCCGGTTTCTCCAACGGAATATGCTAAAGGAACAGTTGTTAGGGCATGTGCACCGCAACCTACCTCAAGCACGTTCATGCCCTCTCTAATCGGCGCAAACTGAAGGACGCGGAAGCGTTCGAGCATTTCCACATGCAACCAATCTGGTGGTAAAGGCGGCTCGTTTCGAAGCGGAATTCTTGAAAGGATTTCTCTCTTAAACCTTTCCTCTCCAGCAGGCATGGAAAACACCGAAAAATGTTAAAAACGTTCTCTTTAAGGCTTTTTTGGAGAAAAAGATTTATAAGATGTGATTGAATTAATGGCAGGGTTGAAATTCTTCTTATTGTGGCCTCTGACGCTGGTGAGTCATCATCTTAGTTACATATTGCATGATTGCGTCGTCATGCAACTCTTTTACTCGGGCTTCTTTTGACTCGTTCTAAGAGAAAAAATCATGGTTAGAATAAACTTATACTCGAAAAAAAGGAAGAAATCTTACTTATAGTAAAAGAAAAAATTTATAAGGAACAGTTGCATAGCAGACATTGCAGACAACCAATGGAGGTGAACCATGTGAAGTGGAAGCCGTTGTTCGCGGCCCTGTTGGGACTGCTGATGATCGGAATGACGGCAGGAAGTGCAAGCGCGGGGGATGTTTTCTCTTTGAAGTTCTCTCATAAAAGAGGGGAAGTCGTCTATGGTGGGTGGGAAGATTACTTCTATTGCTCTTGGAAATTCTTGTCTGGACAATCTTACGATGCATGGGGTGTTAGAATATATTATGTTCCCGGTAAGTATTTGACGATTTCAGATCATTGGGGCCGTGGAATTATAACACATCCCCAAACATACAAATGGTTTGTTGAAGAACGAATTGAAGCTGGGGATCACAGTCCATACGACTACTACTTTGGTTTGCCTGCTCCATGGCTTAAAGTTCGGTATAACTATGTTGGTGGAACTCACAGGGTTACGTATAACTGTGCTCTTGATTTGTTCGTTAAGAGGCTAGAAAATCTTTAATACTCCAATATACTTCAAAACAAAGACTGTTACAAGCTCATTTGACCTCTTTGTTCTTGGCCCCTCAGTTTCTTCGCCTGCGGTTCCTGTGTCAACACCTTCTAGGGACCATGTGGAAGAGTATGCCACTTTCACTTTCCCAGAGATAAGCTACCTCAAAAAGACCATTATGAAGACATTAATGCTTTCAAAGCATCGTCCAGATTTCATTATAGTGGAAACTAAAAATGTAGGTGACAAAGAATTACTTATCCTGACTGGATACAAGAGGCATAGAAATAACAAAATAGAGGTTATCTTTAAACAGTCAAAAGAGATAGCAGTAAAAAAAGGATATAAGGTGACGGGAGATGAATAGACACAGTGTTCTTCTAACTTTTTTGGGAGATTTGTTTATAATTATTTTTTTGGGAGCTGTTATCGGCGCTATTATTTATGCTGCGGGTAGTTGGTTCGAAATTCAGAATGAATACTGCGATGCAGTGTTCTCGTCGATTATTACGTTAATGGGCATGTCTGTGTTTAGGCGTGGAACATTATCT comes from the Thermococcus thioreducens genome and includes:
- a CDS encoding class I SAM-dependent methyltransferase, translating into MPAGEERFKREILSRIPLRNEPPLPPDWLHVEMLERFRVLQFAPIREGMNVLEVGCGAHALTTVPLAYSVGETGRIVAVDLSRWRFFEEVASSTGMKHRIIPLKVDAKELPFPFKTFDLAVLVHGVRSLKNEETMVRVFSEMLRVANMVFIAESLPIANNERQRAHLELYNLREDIFEALFGEKDDLHYLH